The following coding sequences are from one Odontesthes bonariensis isolate fOdoBon6 chromosome 10, fOdoBon6.hap1, whole genome shotgun sequence window:
- the LOC142390087 gene encoding E-selectin-like → MEKVLLYAIAASALCGRSLLVERQYRFVYELKTWEEARSFCTENYIDMVTVNSMEDVDILNDLVDLSQLDASTLNRAWIGLSSGEYSWSWSDSHYDVTSFSNWNDGQPNNWDGQEDCVSMFDSGGWNDNNCDNYLKPICYERGSNVTFLYINDDMRWTEAQSYCRQHHTDLASIGNWSHNEDVKALIPTGTKVWIGLRKSNSWKLPNGSQSTFNYWSTGEPNNLDKHCVAANFDDSGKWEDRYCDSKLPFVCLIGES, encoded by the exons ATGGAGAAAGTTCTTCTGTACGCCATCGCTGCTTCAG CCCTGTGCGGCCGCTCCCTTCTCGTTGAGCGTCAGTACCGGTTTGTTTATGAGCTGAAGACCTGGGAAGAAGCTCGTAGTTTCTGCACAGAGAACTACATAGACATGGTCACTGTAAACAGCATGGAGGACGTGGACATCCTGAACGACCTGGTAGATCTGAGCCAATTGGACGCGTCCACCTTAAAT CGAGCCTGGATCGGGTTGAGCAGCGGGGAGTACTCCTGGAGTTGGTCCGACAGTCATTATGATGTGACGAGCTTCAGCAACTGGAACGATGGGCAACCAAACAACTGGGATGGTCAAGAAGACTGCGTTTCCATGTTTGACAGTGGAGGGTGGAATGATAATAATTGTGACAATTACCTGAAGCCAATATGCTATGAGAGAG GATCGAACGTGACCTTTCTCTACATCAATGATGACATGCGCTGGACTGAGGCTCAGAGTTACTGCAGACAGCATCACACAGACTTGGCCAGCATCGGGAACTGGTCCCATAACGAGGACGTTAAGGCGCTGATACCTACAGGAACAAAGGTCTGGATTGGGCTTCGCAAAAGTAATTCCTGGAAGCTGCCGAATGGATCTCAGTCCACATTCAACTACTGGTCAACGGGGGAACCGAACAACTTGGACAAACATTGTGTCGCAGCAAACTTTGATGATTCTGGAAAATGGGAGGACCGGTACTGTGACTCAAAACTGCCATTTGTTTGCCTTATTGGTGAGTCATGA